The Streptococcus parasanguinis genomic sequence ATCCCTCCTCAGAATCTTATCATTGATGAGCACTATCTCTGTACGGTTGCGGCTGGTGGGCATGAAAAAGTTGTCAAGCCCCAGCGGATGGGCATCCGCCACGGTCATCCAGTCGTTGTCAATCGCCAGCTTTGTATTGCCAATGCCTTTGAACAGGTACTAGAAGAAAAGACGCCGCGATTCCATCGCTTCTTGCGTCGCAATTACGACCGCTATGGCTATCCCTTTGCTAAACACATCAAGAAGAAATGGGCTATGGACCTGATTTACTACCTAATGAAACCCTTGGAATGGCTCTTTTTACTTGTTCTTTATCTAGTTGATCGTAAGCCTGAAAATCGAATTGCCATGCAATACATCAAACCGATCCCAGAAGATTTTGACCCCAAGAAAGCTTCGTAAGCTACCGATTTCTACTTGACAAGCGAGAAGGAGCGCGATATAATGAGACAAATTTAACCTTTAAGAGGTCCAGAGAGGCCTGCAAGGAAAGACGGAATAAAGATCAGCGGACGGAGTCTAGCTGACCATTTGTGGGACCTTGCTTTTGCGAGGTCTTTTTTGCTGAAAGAAAGAAGAGGAAACCAATGGTCAGTGACAGTTGTAAAAAACGCTTTGGCAAAATCATGATGGAGGAGATGGAGCTCGTCGCTCAAGAAGAAATCGCTCCCCGCATCTATTCTATGATCTTGAAGGGGGAAATGGTGGCGCAGATGCTGCCAGGTCAATTCCTTCATATCCGCGTCCCTGATGGGGCCAAGCTCCTTCGCCGTCCGATTTCAATTTCTGAGATTGATCCTGAGACACAGACGTGTCGCTTGATCTACCGCATCGAAGGTGGGGGGACAGCTATCTTTTCCCAATTGCCAATCGGTAGCAAACTCAGTGTCATGGGGCCTCAGGGAAATGGCTTTGATCTCACTAATCTCGGTCAAGGTCAGAAAGCCTTGATCATCGGTGGCGGTATCGGTGTTCCTCCTTTGGTCCAAGTGGCCAAACAACTCCATGAGCAAGGGGTGGAAGTTGAAGTGGTTGTCGGCTTTGCGACCAAAGAAGCCGTTATTTTGGAAGAAGAGCTTTCTCAGGTGGCTCATGTCACTGTAACGACAGATGATGGTTCTTATGGCACCAAGGGCTATGTTTCAACCATCGTTGATCAGATGGACCAGGAGTTTGATGCTATCTATTCTTGTGGAGCCCCTGGTATGCTCAAATATGTCAATACCAAATTTCATGACCATCCTCGCGCCTATATTTCCATGGAATCGCGTATGGCTTGTGGGATGGGTGCTTGCTATGCCTGTGTAGTGCATCTGGAAAATGAAAGCCAAGCAGCCAATAAGCGCGTGTGTGAAGACGGTCCAGTCTTTGAAAC encodes the following:
- a CDS encoding dihydroorotate dehydrogenase electron transfer subunit — its product is MVSDSCKKRFGKIMMEEMELVAQEEIAPRIYSMILKGEMVAQMLPGQFLHIRVPDGAKLLRRPISISEIDPETQTCRLIYRIEGGGTAIFSQLPIGSKLSVMGPQGNGFDLTNLGQGQKALIIGGGIGVPPLVQVAKQLHEQGVEVEVVVGFATKEAVILEEELSQVAHVTVTTDDGSYGTKGYVSTIVDQMDQEFDAIYSCGAPGMLKYVNTKFHDHPRAYISMESRMACGMGACYACVVHLENESQAANKRVCEDGPVFETGTIVM